From the genome of Triticum aestivum cultivar Chinese Spring chromosome 3B, IWGSC CS RefSeq v2.1, whole genome shotgun sequence, one region includes:
- the LOC123072340 gene encoding uncharacterized protein: MRFSPLRLSDLQWRCSICGVDYQDGATELLLLVAGPELLLPVVRPDLLLQAMPTSPLPSRSSSSSASTAGVLGGGGADGPFFEPYNHRRAEQEARLRGSSLPSSGGVKLRSGTIMLEIGPTSCCC, translated from the exons ATGCGATTTTCCCCCCTCCGGCTCTCTGACCTGCAGTGGCGGTGCTCGATCTGCGGCGTGGACTATCAAGACGGCGCGACGGAGCTGCTTCTGCTGGTTGCCGGCCCGGAGCTGCTGCTGCCGGTCGTCCGCCCGGATCTGCTGCTTCAGGCGATGCCCACATCGCCGTTACCCTcccgctcctcttcctcctcagcaTCAACGGCGGGGGTGCTGGGAGGGGGAGGGGCGGATGGGCCCTTCTTCGAGCCGTACAACCATCGCAGAGCAGAGCAGGAAGCTCGTCTCCGAG GTTCTTCGTTGCCTTCTTCAGGTGGAGTGAAATTGAGATCTGGGACTATCATGCTTGAAATTGGGCCAACGAGCTGCTGCTGTTGA